From Magnolia sinica isolate HGM2019 chromosome 13, MsV1, whole genome shotgun sequence, one genomic window encodes:
- the LOC131222766 gene encoding cytochrome P450 711A1 has translation MQGLIEVLFEPLIKGWAPMVFTTLGLMAGILVYFYAPYWGVRKVPGPPTTPFLGHLLLLTKYGPDVFRVMAQRYGPIFRFHMGRQPLVIIADPDLCREVGIKKFKDVSNRSIPSPISASQLHQKGLFFTRGARWSTMRNTILSLYQPSHLSNQIPTMQSFIESAFLNLSATKEEDITFSHLSLKMATDIIGQAAFGVDFGLSKDRSMDYSINSDDINGDDEVSGFLKQHIYSTTSLKMDLSGSISIILGLVLPILQEPIRQLLRWVPWTADHKIDRTNKNLTYRLDGIVAKRMKTKDRGSKNFLSAILNARESEGVSRDVFTSDYISALAYEHLLAGSATTSFTLSSIVYLVSGHPQVEKKLVEEIDGFGPHDLMPTADDLQCKFSYLDQVIKEAMRFYTVSPLVARETSQPVEIGGYVLPKGTWVWLALGVLAKDPKHFPEPDKFRPERFDPAFDEEKQRHPYAHIPFGIGPRACIGKKFALQELKLCLIHLYRKYVFRHSPNMESPLELDYGIVLNFKHGVKLQVVKRAV, from the exons ATGCAAGGGCTGATAGAGGTGTTGTTTGAACCGCTGATCAAGGGATGGGCACCTATGGTTTTCACCACCTTGGGTTTAATGGCTGGGATTTTGGTTTATTTCTACGCACCCTATTGGGGGGTGAGAAAGGTGCCTGGCCCTCCCACCACCCCTTTCTTGGGACACCTTCTCTTGCTGACTAAGTACGGTCCAGATGTTTTCAGGGTCATGGCCCAGAGATATGGTCCCATTTTTAG GTTTCATATGGGAAGGCAACCACTTGTAATAATAGCAGATCCAGATCTGTGTAGAGAGGTGGGAATAAAGAAATTCAAAGATGTGAGCAATAGGAGCATTCCTTCTCCAATATCTGCATCTCAACTTCACCAGAAAGGTCTTTTCTTCACAAG GGGAGCGAGGTGGTCCACCATGAGAAATACCATACTATCTCTCTACCAACCTTCCCATCTCTCTAACCAAATCCCAACCATGCAATCCTTCATAGAATCTGCATTTCTCAACCTCTCTGCTACCAAAGAAGAAGACATCACTTTCTCTCACCTCTCCTTGAAAATGGCCACAGACATCATAGGCCAAGCTGCTTTCGGTGTCGACTTTGGTCTATCAAAAGACCGATCCATGGACTATTCTATCAACAGTGACGACATCAATGGTGATGATGAAGTTTCAGGCTTTCTCAAGCAACACATCTACTCTACCACCTCTCTCAAGATGGACTTATCAGGCTCCATCTCCATCATACTAGGCCTAGTGTTGCCAATCCTGCAAGAGCCCATAAGGCAACtccttaggtgggtcccatggaccgcCGATCACAAAATAGATCGGACGAACAAGAATCTGACCTACCGGCTCGATGGGATTGTCGCGAAGAGAATGAAAACTAAGGACCGTGGATCGAAGAACTTCTTGTCAGCCATATTGAATGCAAGGGAGTCAGAGGGAGTGTCGAGGGACGTTTTCACATCTGATTACATAAGCGCGCTTGCTTACGAACATCTCTTGGCGGGGTCCGCGACAACGTCATTCACATTGTCGTCAATCGTCTATTTGGTGTCTGGGCATCCTCAAGTGGAGAAGAAGCTGGTTGAGGAAATTGATGGctttggtccacatgatcttatgCCGACCGCGGATGATCTCCAATGCAAATTCTCTTATCTTGATCAG GTGATAAAAGAGGCGATGCGGTTCTACACAGTGTCGCCGTTGGTTGCAAGGGAGACATCTCAGCCAGTAGAAATAGGAGGCTATGTCCTCCCAAAG GGTACATGGGTTTGGCTAGCATTGGGAGTCCTAGCCAAAGATCCTAAGCATTTCCCAGAGCCAGACAAATTCCGGCCAGAGAGATTTGATCCAGCATTCGATGAAGAGAAGCAACGACACCCTTATGCCCACATCCCATTCGGGATTGGGCCACGAGCATGCATCGGGAAGAAGTTTGCATTACAAGAGCTCAAGCTCTGTCTCATTCATCTCTATAGGAAGTACGTCTTCCGACACTCTCCTAACATGGAATCCCCTCTAGAGCTCGATTATGGCATTGTTCTCAACTTCAAGCATGGTGTAAAGCTCCAAGTTGTTAAGCGAGCGGTCTAG
- the LOC131222767 gene encoding IQ domain-containing protein IQM1-like: MGLSISFVFSPWKEVLTEKMLGSALVKTALFRSASFSGRDSEQSVNLKKRNYETMLSPDRPHKKIIKESMSFKNWKPDMVKLDITNFLKNVRAGNDSSELISCKSTANDSIPKLKPPICLPDLALPKPRCELNAAALKLQKVYKSYRTRRNLADCAVVAEELWWKALDFAALERSSVSFFDINKQETAVSRWSRARTRVAKVGKGLSKDEKAQKLALQHWLEAIDPRHRYGHNLHLYYVVWFKCESTQPFFYWLDVGDGKEVNLEQCMRNNLQHQCIEYLGSKEREKYEVIVENGKLVYKQSGELVNTAEGSKWIFVLSTSRALYVGQKIKGAFQHSSFLAGGATTAAGRLVAEDGVLKATWPYSGHYQPTKENFKEFVSFLEEHNVDLTNVKMYATDDDRPPSKVCEEACREEAAECPTITDAVDSDVSKVDESAEESVKAEDDMDNDPANAVAPTFNMGKPSSRKWATGAGLRIGIVRDYPAELQCRALEQVNLSPRVTPAPSGTCGPIPSPRPSPKVRLSPRLTYMGLPSPRVVLPNDK; this comes from the exons ATGGGTTTATCCATTTCCTTTGTTTTTTCACCATGGAAGGAAGTCTTGACAGAAAAGATGTTGGGTTCAGCACTTGTGAAGACTGCTTTATTTAGATCTGCCAGTTTCAGTGGAAGGGATTCGGAGCAATCAGTTAATCTCAAGAAAAGAAATTATGAAACCATGTTGAGTCCTGACAGGCCccataaaaaaatcatcaaagAATCGATGAGCTTCAAGAACTGGAAACCTGACATGGTCAAGCTTGATATCACCAATTTTCTCAAGAATGTTAGAGCAGGCAATGATTCTTCAGAATTGATTAGTTGTAAGAGCACCGCTAACGATTCAATTCCTAAATTGAAGCCTCCAATTTGTCTCCCTGACCTAGCACTGCCGAAGCCAAGGTGcgagctcaatgctgctgcgctTAAGCTGCAGAAAGTATACAAGAGTTACCGGACGCGAAGAAATCTTGCTGATTGCGCGGTTGTGGCTGAGGAGCTTTG GTGGAAAGCATTAGATTTTGCAGCGCTCGAGCGGAGCTCAGTGTCATTTTTCGACATTAACAAGCAAGAGACTGCAGTTTCACGTTGGTCACGTGCTAGAACAAGGGTTGCCAAG GTTGGAAAGGGTTTATCCAAGGATGAGAAGGCCCAAAAGCTAGCTTTGCAACACTGGCTTGAAGCC ATCGACCCGCGCCATCGTTATGGGCACAATCTGCATCTTTATTATGTTGTCTGGTTCAAATGCGAGAGCACCCAACCTTTTTTCTACTG GTTGGATGTAGGAGATGGCAAAGAAGTAAATCTTGAGCAGTGCATGAGGAACAATCTTCAGCATCAATGCATTGAATATCTCGGATCG aaagagagggagaaatatGAAGTCATTGTGGAGAATGGGAAGCTTGTCTATAAACAGAGCGGGGAGCTTGTGAACACAGCTGAAGGTTCCaagtggatatttgttcttaGCACATCAAGAGCATTATATGTGGGGCAG AAGATAAAAGGTGCATTTCAACACTCGAGTTTTCTTGCTGGGGGAGCCACAACAGCAGCTGGACGGTTGGTTGCAGAAGATGGGGTTCTCAAG GCTACGTGGCCTTACAGTGGTCACTACCAGCCAACGAAGGAGAACTTCAAGGAGTTTGTCAGCTTCCTAGAGGAGCATAATGTCGACCTCACTAATGTAAAG ATGTATGCAACTGATGATGACAGACCTCCATCCAAAGTTTGTGAGGAGGCATGCAGAGAAGAGGCAGCGGAGTGTCCCACCATAACCGATGCAGTAGACTCGGATGTATCTAAGGTGGATGAGTCTGCTGAGGAGAGTGTCAAGGCAGAGGATGACATGGACAATGACCCAGCCAATGCAGTAGCACCAACATTCAATATGGGCAAACCTTCATCACGCAAGTGGGCCACTGGAGCTGGTCTCCGCATTGGAATAGTCAGGGACTACCCTGCAGAGCTACAATGCAGGGCACTTGAACAAGTAAACCTTTCGCCAAGGGTCACACCTGCACCCTCTGGGACCTGTGGGCCGATCCCATCTCCACGGCCCAGTCCCAAGGTCAGGCTCTCCCCAAGGCTCACATACATGGGTCTCCCTAGCCCAAGGGTGGTCCTTCCAAATGACAAGTAG